A region of Ictalurus furcatus strain D&B chromosome 1, Billie_1.0, whole genome shotgun sequence DNA encodes the following proteins:
- the crabp2a gene encoding cellular retinoic acid-binding protein 2a produces the protein MDRKIPDFSGTWKMKSSENFEELLKALGVNVMLRKIAVAAASKPSVEITQDGETLSIKTSTSVRTTHVTFTVGQEFIETTVDGRPCTSFPLWETDSKISCEQTLQKGDGPKTSWTREMTNDGELILTMTADDVVCTRVYVRESK, from the exons ATGGACCGCAAAATCCCTGACTTCTCCGGTACCTGGAAGATGAAGAGTTCAGAAAACTTCGAGGAGCTTCTGAAAGCGTTGG GTGTGAACGTGATGCTTCGGAAGATTGCCGTAGCAGCGGCATCAAAACCGTCAGTGGAGATTACACAGGACGGTGAGACCCTGTCAATCAAGACCTCCACCTCAGTTAGGACCACCCATGTGACCTTCACTGTGGGACAGGAGTTTATTGAGACCACAGTGGATGGACGGCCTTGcacg AGCTTTCCTCTGTGGGAGACAGACAGTAAGATCAGCTGTGAGCAAACCCTACAGAAAGGAGATGGCCCTAAGACTTCCTGGACCAGGGAAATGACCAATGATGGAGAACTGATCCTG acaatGACTGCAGATGACGTCGTGTGCACAAGAGTTTACGTCAGAGAGTCAAAGTAA
- the LOC128608784 gene encoding uncharacterized protein LOC128608784, with protein sequence MMLLTLILLTSALSLCSSLDVNSKPCLRAKYNNAHATFLKRHLPDGVPKTWDQNVWNALLRQIKTCNRPTQSFFHENDRERVNAVCTKAGGKQHSGNLCISKEKFSFVTVRVNVDEGLCGIKRINNETKHIILGCDEVGDSCRPVHFEGNPNSLTPSNNQPDCGERSGSSSVFKAAMSKSFLVFTLVALTYIL encoded by the coding sequence ATGATGCTCCTCACCCTGATCCTTTTGACCTCTGCTTTGTCTCTCTGCTCATCCTTGGATGTCAACTCTAAACCATGCTTGCGAGCAAAGTACAACAATGCTCATGCCACCTTCCTCAAGCGACATCTGCCTGATGGCGTACCAAAGACATGGGACCAGAACGTGTGGAACGCACTGCTCAGGCAGATAAAGACGTGCAACAGACCCACTCAGTCGTTTTTCCATGAGAATGACAGAGAGCGTGTGAACGCAGTATGCACTAAAGCTGGTGGAAAACAGCACTCCGGCAACCTGTGTATCAGCAAGGAGAAATTCTCCTTTGTGACGGTGCGTGTGAATGTGGATGAGGGATTGTGTGGCATTAAGCGCATAAACAACGAGACCAAACACATCATCCTTGGGTGCGACGAGGTCGGGGACTCGTGTCGCCCTGTTCATTTTGAGGGGAACCCGAACAGTCTGACACCCAGTAATAATCAGCCAGACTGTGGAGAACGCTCAGGGTCAAGCTCAGTTTTTAAAGCGGCCATGTCCAAAAGCTTTCTAGTCTTCACTTTAGTAGCGTTGACTTACATTTTGTAA